Proteins encoded by one window of Venturia canescens isolate UGA chromosome 2, ASM1945775v1, whole genome shotgun sequence:
- the Dh31-R gene encoding calcitonin gene-related peptide type 1 receptor isoform X1, protein METQTEMPGQNATTIGSNLQEEEHRRILFERQQECMEQLAQNATPPSELYCPGLFDGWSCWPDTPAGQKAYISCPYFITGFDTSLRAHKICEPNGTWFRHPESLQIWSNYTTCVNIEDLNWQQQVNTIYEVGYTISLIALLVSLGILTYFRSLRCARITLHMNLFASFAINNALWLIWYGTVASNADLLPDNGIPCRMLHVVLHYFLLTNYAWMLCEGFYLHMLLVCAFTSEQNLVKWLMGVGWLTPAIFVLIYAILRTVSDDPADNSQCWIDEGNYKYVLVLPVGVSTLLNLMFLCNIVRVLLTKLRAGPAIGTRPSRSMLQAFRATLLLVPLLGLHYLVIPFRPPKGHPWERGYEIISAITASFQGLCVAILFCFCNGEVIAQFKRKWEGTAFMRKRANSCTATTVSVRYRERKRCDYQKAAPIDEKEEKLMANSSPTGSAYVGFRRGSNNGLSSTRVLIRRNESADDFNQYQSQC, encoded by the exons AACTGTATTGTCCAGGCTTGTTTGACGGATGGTCCTGTTGGCCTGATACACCGGCAGGTCAAAAAGCGTACATTTCGTGTCCTTACTTCATCACTGGTTTCGACACATCAC TGAGAGCGCACAAAATTTGCGAGCCTAACGGTACGTGGTTTCGTCATCCCGAATCACTCCAGATATGGAGCAACTACACGACTTGTGTCAACATCGAGGATCTCAAC TGGCAGCAGCAAGTAAACACGATCTACGAAGTTGGCTACACGATTTCCCTCATAGCACTTCTAGTGTCTCTGGGAATTCTTACGTACTTCcg TTCTCTCCGATGTGCCCGGATCACTCTGCACATGAATCTGTTCGCTTCCTTTGCAATAAACAATGCATTGTGGCTTATCTGGTACGGAACGGTTGCCTCAAATGCCGATTTACTTCCGGATAATGGG ATTCCCTGTCGAATGTTGCATGTTGTTCTACACTATTTTCTACTGACAAATTACGCTTGGATGCTGTGCGAGGGTTTTTATCTTCACATGCTTCTCGTTTGCGCATTTACGAGCGAACAAAACTTAGTAAAATGGCTTATGGGCGTTGGGTGGTTAACGCCGGCTATATTCGTACTGATTTATGCCATACTTAGAACAGTCAGCGATGATCCAGCTGACAACTCGCA GTGCTGGATTGACGAGGGTAATTACAAGTACGTCTTGGTCTTGCCTGTTGGTGTATCGACCCTACTCAACCTCATGTTTCTCTGTAATATCGTACGTGTACTGCTTACTAAATTACGAGCTGGTCCTGCTATTGGGACTCGACCTTCGCGCTCAATGCTCCAAGCTtttcg aGCCACATTACTCCTGGTCCCACTGCTCGGTCTCCACTACTTGGTTATTCCCTTTCGACCACCAAAAGGTCATCCCTGGGAAAGGGGATACGAAATTATTTCCGCTATTACGGCTTCCTTTCAA GGCCTCTGCGTCGCGATCCTCTTCTGTTTTTGCAACGGCGAG GTAATAGCGCAGTTCAAACGAAAATGGGAAGGTACGGCATTCATGAGAAAACGAGCGAATTCGTGCACGGCAACAACGGTCTCG GTCCGTTACCGGGAGAGGAAAAGGTGTGACTATCAAAAGGCGGCACCGATCGatgaaaaggaggaaaaattgaTGGCTAATTCATCGCCGACCGGCTCGGCTTATGTGGGATTCCGTAGGGGCAGTAATAACGGCTTAAGCAGTACACGGGTGCTCATCAGACGCAACGAATCGGCTGATGACTTCAATCAGTATCAAAGCCAGTGCTGA
- the Dh31-R gene encoding calcitonin gene-related peptide type 1 receptor isoform X2, with protein sequence MPGQNATTIGSNLQEEEHRRILFERQQECMEQLAQNATPPSELYCPGLFDGWSCWPDTPAGQKAYISCPYFITGFDTSLRAHKICEPNGTWFRHPESLQIWSNYTTCVNIEDLNWQQQVNTIYEVGYTISLIALLVSLGILTYFRSLRCARITLHMNLFASFAINNALWLIWYGTVASNADLLPDNGIPCRMLHVVLHYFLLTNYAWMLCEGFYLHMLLVCAFTSEQNLVKWLMGVGWLTPAIFVLIYAILRTVSDDPADNSQCWIDEGNYKYVLVLPVGVSTLLNLMFLCNIVRVLLTKLRAGPAIGTRPSRSMLQAFRATLLLVPLLGLHYLVIPFRPPKGHPWERGYEIISAITASFQGLCVAILFCFCNGEVIAQFKRKWEGTAFMRKRANSCTATTVSVRYRERKRCDYQKAAPIDEKEEKLMANSSPTGSAYVGFRRGSNNGLSSTRVLIRRNESADDFNQYQSQC encoded by the exons AACTGTATTGTCCAGGCTTGTTTGACGGATGGTCCTGTTGGCCTGATACACCGGCAGGTCAAAAAGCGTACATTTCGTGTCCTTACTTCATCACTGGTTTCGACACATCAC TGAGAGCGCACAAAATTTGCGAGCCTAACGGTACGTGGTTTCGTCATCCCGAATCACTCCAGATATGGAGCAACTACACGACTTGTGTCAACATCGAGGATCTCAAC TGGCAGCAGCAAGTAAACACGATCTACGAAGTTGGCTACACGATTTCCCTCATAGCACTTCTAGTGTCTCTGGGAATTCTTACGTACTTCcg TTCTCTCCGATGTGCCCGGATCACTCTGCACATGAATCTGTTCGCTTCCTTTGCAATAAACAATGCATTGTGGCTTATCTGGTACGGAACGGTTGCCTCAAATGCCGATTTACTTCCGGATAATGGG ATTCCCTGTCGAATGTTGCATGTTGTTCTACACTATTTTCTACTGACAAATTACGCTTGGATGCTGTGCGAGGGTTTTTATCTTCACATGCTTCTCGTTTGCGCATTTACGAGCGAACAAAACTTAGTAAAATGGCTTATGGGCGTTGGGTGGTTAACGCCGGCTATATTCGTACTGATTTATGCCATACTTAGAACAGTCAGCGATGATCCAGCTGACAACTCGCA GTGCTGGATTGACGAGGGTAATTACAAGTACGTCTTGGTCTTGCCTGTTGGTGTATCGACCCTACTCAACCTCATGTTTCTCTGTAATATCGTACGTGTACTGCTTACTAAATTACGAGCTGGTCCTGCTATTGGGACTCGACCTTCGCGCTCAATGCTCCAAGCTtttcg aGCCACATTACTCCTGGTCCCACTGCTCGGTCTCCACTACTTGGTTATTCCCTTTCGACCACCAAAAGGTCATCCCTGGGAAAGGGGATACGAAATTATTTCCGCTATTACGGCTTCCTTTCAA GGCCTCTGCGTCGCGATCCTCTTCTGTTTTTGCAACGGCGAG GTAATAGCGCAGTTCAAACGAAAATGGGAAGGTACGGCATTCATGAGAAAACGAGCGAATTCGTGCACGGCAACAACGGTCTCG GTCCGTTACCGGGAGAGGAAAAGGTGTGACTATCAAAAGGCGGCACCGATCGatgaaaaggaggaaaaattgaTGGCTAATTCATCGCCGACCGGCTCGGCTTATGTGGGATTCCGTAGGGGCAGTAATAACGGCTTAAGCAGTACACGGGTGCTCATCAGACGCAACGAATCGGCTGATGACTTCAATCAGTATCAAAGCCAGTGCTGA
- the LOC122406904 gene encoding uncharacterized protein isoform X1 has translation MCFEEKFSMDLHTSHYLEAIQAISGCTPGQKYTQLNAIAQKAVTEAKSHGDVATPLFCLDEVPKPLESLVRLKIAKILRQNEVVAEALRSEDRELVDLALRTKWFFRGNNKEVINVEYFKTNLYPLITLNTRMKIIKRLSMRLKTDGETTLAEEFYDFTCQTYGKRQAEPLFVACSESFIWKTVIEQKIILSRRIVKTLFDKFPELVIRYLKLSKPDDERATERNLHCIDIYKYTFFLPRLIKNHLKSLIELIEMHKSCLGMKLSNKATERFLKGNVDVVLDAPILYKSMMPLKVIAAKVTKSQYERMFAKIYPLKSNDFRYYQVEEYLVHYPEQERIPLLLETYKQVYNASMLDNHDIIGKEILKMLPTDERVRQARIKLKKEPDWHSTGTVDKMWRCYLPLEETITSIKQEISKTSSADERSKLLQQMFFACSINDDKETLLEILRYFTTRHKNERTCVIFEVLNSFMYYSVTSMFGKDHWSVLYEFVKFLNVKHELTENAGLSIRILTAFIYFNLSHDLSIDESIEILIELNMIAWNAEWCIFEKYPEYDRLCFDKMMSLLPRKYLENDKVWSTHGVDAMKNIAKSMGNFNERNANKSNSTKMEKLSMKNYPWLLGVVEKSLKTMTKKSEWRFDEIIGYLKKWEVDLYEKWIPAEFDALADVETGQVLKILKAEPSKILTHFDEYWNAIINIICGKRIARRFVKASRWYQDLPMRFLARSLASLSTNETDQSLIILAILMTGSEYASVIEPLIPKDEKTIDTDKKDAKSNYWKTQGIPRAMNLVNPPVPLSLVMNFCDGDFLTLGLTSLFNVSRRTSVDKVQKFAKQLTDCRVSVKKHGIRLFCLVATITDYRDFLISLWKMDKHRSIRVVIFENIFNFLFPDNPCPENWIVLRDCLIDLGIEDDEIFDIINNFNLIPDAYFAEYMSHLLATLERLEASSLSAAKMVPRINSFLRGITPAMSLLLTEEFLEKLVKKYFCNPMISSDLADAGMTYTLNAYLRADPNKLDSRLQIFSNIYTDILRQHWDKPDSEVPPRFPINCMTHRFVHNHVCCAGVDLVNVKIMKTILESFLRVLKPQQDWTTYALLAFGVGLQGVKDSTSVAQSIVNTLPHFVEIFSSVLVIELAEIVKKWILIVSDTNFYDDVLHQVIDTLCRVSTSDSCTLAAKLLFLSSVSQNNEWRNSLLEFLLRCPYPVATSLAYQHANTSWLNED, from the exons ATGTG CTTTGAGGAAAAATTCAGTATGGATTTACACACGTCCCATTATCTGGAGGCTATTCAGGCAATTTCGGGCTGCACACCGGGTCAAAAGTACACGCAGCTTAATGCCATAGCTCAGAAGGCTGTTACCGAAGCAAAATCTCACGGCGATGTTGCTACGCCACTGTTTTGTCTCGACGAAGTTCCCAAACCTTTGGAGTCGTTGGTAAGACTAAAAATTGCCAAAATATTACGACAAAATGAAGTCGTGGCGGAAGCTCTCAGGTCGGAAGACCGTGAACTGGTTGATTTAGCTTTAAGAACCAAGTGGTTCTTTAGAGGGAATAACAAAGAAGTTATTAACGTAGAATACTTCAAAACAAATTTGTACCCATTGATCACGCTGAATacaagaatgaaaataataaaaagattgAGCATGAGACTGAAAACGGACGGGGAGACTACCCTGGCAGaagaattttatgatttcaCTTGCCAGACTTACGGCAAAAGGCAAGCGGAGCCGCTTTTCGTGGCCTGTTCGGAATCATTCATTTGGAAGACCGTGATAGAACAAAAGATCATCCTGTCTCGGCGAATAGTCAAAACCTTGTTTGACAAATTTCCAGAACTTGTAATTCGCTATTTGAAATTATCAAAGCCTGACGATGAGAGAGCAACAGAGCGGAATTTGCATTGCATCGATATCTacaaatacacattttttttgccacgcttgataaaaaatcatcTTAAATCTTTGATCGAATTGATCGAGATGCACAAATCCTGTTTGGGTATGAAACTGAGCAACAAAGCGACGGAGAGATTTTTGAAAGGCAACGTCGACGTTGTACTGGACGCACCAATCCTGTACAAAAGTATGATGCCGCTGAAAGTTATTGCGGCGAAGGTCACAAAGTCTCAGTACGAGAGAATGTTTGCCAAGATTTATCCGCTCAAAAGTAATGATTTCCGATATTACCAGGTTGAAGAGTATCTCGTGCATTATCCTGAACAGGAGAGAATACCTTTACTACTTGAGACTTATAAGCAAGTTTATAACGCAAGTATGCTTGATAATCATGATATCATAGGTAAAGAGATCCTGAAAATGTTACCAACCGACGAGCGAGTTCGACAAGCCCGCATAAAGCTCAAAAAAGAACCTGATTGGCACTCGACTGGCACGGTGGATAAAATGTGGCGTTGTTATTTACCACTCGAAGAAACAATTACGTCGATCAAACAGGAAATATCGAAGACTTCCTCGGCCGACGAAAGATCGAAACTTCTTCAGCAGATGTTTTTTGCTTGTTCGATTAACGACGACAAAGAAACGCTTCTTGAAATcttacgatattttactaCTCGTCACAAGAACGAACGGACCTGCGTGATCTTCGAAGTTCTGAATAGCTTCATGTATTATTCGGTCACGTCGATGTTTGGTAAAGATCATTGGTCAGTACTGTACGAATTCGTCAAGTTTCTCAACGTTAAACACGAGCTCACAGAGAATGCGGGGTTATCCATCCGAATCCTCACCGCATTCATATACTTCAATCTCAGTCACGATCTTTCGATCGACGAAagcattgaaattttgatcgAGTTGAATATGATAGCGTGGAACGCTGAGTGgtgcatattcgaaaaatatccGGAATACGATAGACTTTGCTTTGACAAAATGATGTCTCTTCTGCCTCGTAAATATCTAGAGAATGACAAAGTATGGTCGACTCACGGGGTTGACGCAATGAAAAACATTGCAAAATCAATGGGGAATTTCAACGAGCGCAATGCCAACAAAAGCAACAGTactaaaatggaaaaattgtcgATGAAGAATTACCCGTGGCTACTCGGAGTCGTTGAAAAGTCTCTGAAAACAATGACCAAGAAGTCCGAATGGAGATTCGATGAGATAATCGGATATCTCAAAAAGTGGGAAGTAGATCTGTACGAAAAATGGATACCAGCTGAGTTCGACGCCTTGGCCGATGTTGAAACTGGCCAGGTGCTAAAAATTCTGAAAGCCGAACCAAGCAAGATTCTCACTCACTTCGACGAATATTGGAATGccattataaatattatatgtGGAAAAAGGATAGCGCGACGTTTCGTGAAAGCTTCCCGATGGTATCAAGATTTGCCGATGAGATTCCTCGCTCGATCCCTCGCAAGTTTGAGTACCAATGAAACCGATCAATCACTAATAATTCTTGCCATCCTCATGACAGGCTCTGAATATGCTAGTGTAATCGAGCCCTTAATTCCcaaagatgaaaaaaccatTGATACTGATAAAAAGGATGCCAAATCGAATTATTGGAAAACGCAAGGAATCCCACGCGCCATGAACCTCGTGAATCCTCCAGTCCCGTTGTCTCTCGTGATGAACTTTTGCGATGGCGATTTTTTGACTCTTGGTTTAACATCATTGTTCAATGTAAGTCGACGCACCTCGGTTGACAAAGTTCAAAAATTCGCTAAACAATTAACCGATTGTCGTGTTTCTGTAAAGAAACACGGTATACGTTTGTTTTGTCTCGTCGCTACGATCACGGATTATCGAGACTTTTTGATATCTCTCTGGAAAATGGATAAACACCGATCGATACGTGttgttattttcgaaaatatattcaaCTTCCTTTTCCCGGATAATCCCTGTCCGGAAAATTGGATCGTGCTGAGAGATTGCTTGATCGATTTAGGGATCGAGGACGacgaaattttcgatattataaataatttcaatctgATACCAGATGCCTACTTCGCCGAATACATGTCCCATCTGTTGGCGACCCTTGAGAGACTCGAGGCCTCTAGTTTGAGTGCTGCAAAGATGGTTCCCCGTATAAATAGTTTTCTTCGTGGCATCACTCCAGCAATGAGTCTACTATTGACCgaagaatttttggaaaaactggtgaaaaagTACTTTTGCAATCCCATGATTAGCTCGGATTTGGCTGACGCTGGAATGACGTATACCTTGAACGCTTATCTTCGGGCTGATCCGAACAAACTCGATTCGCGTTTGCAAATATTCTCCAATATTTACACGGATATACTGAGGCAACACTGGGATAAGCCGGACTCGGAGGTACCTCCGCGCTTCCCGATCAATTGTATGACCCACAGATTCGTTCACAATCATGTTTGTTGCGCGGGTGTCGATTTGGTCAAcgtcaaaataatgaaaactatACTCGAGAGTTTTCTGCGCGTTCTCAAGCCTCAACAGGACTGGACCACTTACGCTCTTTTGGCGTTTGGAGTAGGCCTACAAGGTGTCAAAGACTCAACATCAGTGGCTCAAAGTATTGTCAACACTCTGCCGCAttttgtcgaaattttttcatccgttCTCGTCATTGAACTCGctgaaattgtcaaaaaatggATTCTCATTGTCTCCGATACGAATTTTTATGACGATGTGCTGCACCAAGTGATCGACACACTTTGCCGGGTTTCTACCTCGGACTCGTGCACATTGGCGGCTAAACTTTTGTTTCTCAGCAGCGTTTCACAGAATAACGAGTGGCGCAATAGCTTGCTCGAATTTTTGCTTAGGTGTCCATACCCTGTCGCCACTAGTCTCGCTTATCAACACGCCAATACCTCCTGGTTAAACGAGGATTGA
- the LOC122406904 gene encoding uncharacterized protein isoform X2, translating to MDLHTSHYLEAIQAISGCTPGQKYTQLNAIAQKAVTEAKSHGDVATPLFCLDEVPKPLESLVRLKIAKILRQNEVVAEALRSEDRELVDLALRTKWFFRGNNKEVINVEYFKTNLYPLITLNTRMKIIKRLSMRLKTDGETTLAEEFYDFTCQTYGKRQAEPLFVACSESFIWKTVIEQKIILSRRIVKTLFDKFPELVIRYLKLSKPDDERATERNLHCIDIYKYTFFLPRLIKNHLKSLIELIEMHKSCLGMKLSNKATERFLKGNVDVVLDAPILYKSMMPLKVIAAKVTKSQYERMFAKIYPLKSNDFRYYQVEEYLVHYPEQERIPLLLETYKQVYNASMLDNHDIIGKEILKMLPTDERVRQARIKLKKEPDWHSTGTVDKMWRCYLPLEETITSIKQEISKTSSADERSKLLQQMFFACSINDDKETLLEILRYFTTRHKNERTCVIFEVLNSFMYYSVTSMFGKDHWSVLYEFVKFLNVKHELTENAGLSIRILTAFIYFNLSHDLSIDESIEILIELNMIAWNAEWCIFEKYPEYDRLCFDKMMSLLPRKYLENDKVWSTHGVDAMKNIAKSMGNFNERNANKSNSTKMEKLSMKNYPWLLGVVEKSLKTMTKKSEWRFDEIIGYLKKWEVDLYEKWIPAEFDALADVETGQVLKILKAEPSKILTHFDEYWNAIINIICGKRIARRFVKASRWYQDLPMRFLARSLASLSTNETDQSLIILAILMTGSEYASVIEPLIPKDEKTIDTDKKDAKSNYWKTQGIPRAMNLVNPPVPLSLVMNFCDGDFLTLGLTSLFNVSRRTSVDKVQKFAKQLTDCRVSVKKHGIRLFCLVATITDYRDFLISLWKMDKHRSIRVVIFENIFNFLFPDNPCPENWIVLRDCLIDLGIEDDEIFDIINNFNLIPDAYFAEYMSHLLATLERLEASSLSAAKMVPRINSFLRGITPAMSLLLTEEFLEKLVKKYFCNPMISSDLADAGMTYTLNAYLRADPNKLDSRLQIFSNIYTDILRQHWDKPDSEVPPRFPINCMTHRFVHNHVCCAGVDLVNVKIMKTILESFLRVLKPQQDWTTYALLAFGVGLQGVKDSTSVAQSIVNTLPHFVEIFSSVLVIELAEIVKKWILIVSDTNFYDDVLHQVIDTLCRVSTSDSCTLAAKLLFLSSVSQNNEWRNSLLEFLLRCPYPVATSLAYQHANTSWLNED from the coding sequence ATGGATTTACACACGTCCCATTATCTGGAGGCTATTCAGGCAATTTCGGGCTGCACACCGGGTCAAAAGTACACGCAGCTTAATGCCATAGCTCAGAAGGCTGTTACCGAAGCAAAATCTCACGGCGATGTTGCTACGCCACTGTTTTGTCTCGACGAAGTTCCCAAACCTTTGGAGTCGTTGGTAAGACTAAAAATTGCCAAAATATTACGACAAAATGAAGTCGTGGCGGAAGCTCTCAGGTCGGAAGACCGTGAACTGGTTGATTTAGCTTTAAGAACCAAGTGGTTCTTTAGAGGGAATAACAAAGAAGTTATTAACGTAGAATACTTCAAAACAAATTTGTACCCATTGATCACGCTGAATacaagaatgaaaataataaaaagattgAGCATGAGACTGAAAACGGACGGGGAGACTACCCTGGCAGaagaattttatgatttcaCTTGCCAGACTTACGGCAAAAGGCAAGCGGAGCCGCTTTTCGTGGCCTGTTCGGAATCATTCATTTGGAAGACCGTGATAGAACAAAAGATCATCCTGTCTCGGCGAATAGTCAAAACCTTGTTTGACAAATTTCCAGAACTTGTAATTCGCTATTTGAAATTATCAAAGCCTGACGATGAGAGAGCAACAGAGCGGAATTTGCATTGCATCGATATCTacaaatacacattttttttgccacgcttgataaaaaatcatcTTAAATCTTTGATCGAATTGATCGAGATGCACAAATCCTGTTTGGGTATGAAACTGAGCAACAAAGCGACGGAGAGATTTTTGAAAGGCAACGTCGACGTTGTACTGGACGCACCAATCCTGTACAAAAGTATGATGCCGCTGAAAGTTATTGCGGCGAAGGTCACAAAGTCTCAGTACGAGAGAATGTTTGCCAAGATTTATCCGCTCAAAAGTAATGATTTCCGATATTACCAGGTTGAAGAGTATCTCGTGCATTATCCTGAACAGGAGAGAATACCTTTACTACTTGAGACTTATAAGCAAGTTTATAACGCAAGTATGCTTGATAATCATGATATCATAGGTAAAGAGATCCTGAAAATGTTACCAACCGACGAGCGAGTTCGACAAGCCCGCATAAAGCTCAAAAAAGAACCTGATTGGCACTCGACTGGCACGGTGGATAAAATGTGGCGTTGTTATTTACCACTCGAAGAAACAATTACGTCGATCAAACAGGAAATATCGAAGACTTCCTCGGCCGACGAAAGATCGAAACTTCTTCAGCAGATGTTTTTTGCTTGTTCGATTAACGACGACAAAGAAACGCTTCTTGAAATcttacgatattttactaCTCGTCACAAGAACGAACGGACCTGCGTGATCTTCGAAGTTCTGAATAGCTTCATGTATTATTCGGTCACGTCGATGTTTGGTAAAGATCATTGGTCAGTACTGTACGAATTCGTCAAGTTTCTCAACGTTAAACACGAGCTCACAGAGAATGCGGGGTTATCCATCCGAATCCTCACCGCATTCATATACTTCAATCTCAGTCACGATCTTTCGATCGACGAAagcattgaaattttgatcgAGTTGAATATGATAGCGTGGAACGCTGAGTGgtgcatattcgaaaaatatccGGAATACGATAGACTTTGCTTTGACAAAATGATGTCTCTTCTGCCTCGTAAATATCTAGAGAATGACAAAGTATGGTCGACTCACGGGGTTGACGCAATGAAAAACATTGCAAAATCAATGGGGAATTTCAACGAGCGCAATGCCAACAAAAGCAACAGTactaaaatggaaaaattgtcgATGAAGAATTACCCGTGGCTACTCGGAGTCGTTGAAAAGTCTCTGAAAACAATGACCAAGAAGTCCGAATGGAGATTCGATGAGATAATCGGATATCTCAAAAAGTGGGAAGTAGATCTGTACGAAAAATGGATACCAGCTGAGTTCGACGCCTTGGCCGATGTTGAAACTGGCCAGGTGCTAAAAATTCTGAAAGCCGAACCAAGCAAGATTCTCACTCACTTCGACGAATATTGGAATGccattataaatattatatgtGGAAAAAGGATAGCGCGACGTTTCGTGAAAGCTTCCCGATGGTATCAAGATTTGCCGATGAGATTCCTCGCTCGATCCCTCGCAAGTTTGAGTACCAATGAAACCGATCAATCACTAATAATTCTTGCCATCCTCATGACAGGCTCTGAATATGCTAGTGTAATCGAGCCCTTAATTCCcaaagatgaaaaaaccatTGATACTGATAAAAAGGATGCCAAATCGAATTATTGGAAAACGCAAGGAATCCCACGCGCCATGAACCTCGTGAATCCTCCAGTCCCGTTGTCTCTCGTGATGAACTTTTGCGATGGCGATTTTTTGACTCTTGGTTTAACATCATTGTTCAATGTAAGTCGACGCACCTCGGTTGACAAAGTTCAAAAATTCGCTAAACAATTAACCGATTGTCGTGTTTCTGTAAAGAAACACGGTATACGTTTGTTTTGTCTCGTCGCTACGATCACGGATTATCGAGACTTTTTGATATCTCTCTGGAAAATGGATAAACACCGATCGATACGTGttgttattttcgaaaatatattcaaCTTCCTTTTCCCGGATAATCCCTGTCCGGAAAATTGGATCGTGCTGAGAGATTGCTTGATCGATTTAGGGATCGAGGACGacgaaattttcgatattataaataatttcaatctgATACCAGATGCCTACTTCGCCGAATACATGTCCCATCTGTTGGCGACCCTTGAGAGACTCGAGGCCTCTAGTTTGAGTGCTGCAAAGATGGTTCCCCGTATAAATAGTTTTCTTCGTGGCATCACTCCAGCAATGAGTCTACTATTGACCgaagaatttttggaaaaactggtgaaaaagTACTTTTGCAATCCCATGATTAGCTCGGATTTGGCTGACGCTGGAATGACGTATACCTTGAACGCTTATCTTCGGGCTGATCCGAACAAACTCGATTCGCGTTTGCAAATATTCTCCAATATTTACACGGATATACTGAGGCAACACTGGGATAAGCCGGACTCGGAGGTACCTCCGCGCTTCCCGATCAATTGTATGACCCACAGATTCGTTCACAATCATGTTTGTTGCGCGGGTGTCGATTTGGTCAAcgtcaaaataatgaaaactatACTCGAGAGTTTTCTGCGCGTTCTCAAGCCTCAACAGGACTGGACCACTTACGCTCTTTTGGCGTTTGGAGTAGGCCTACAAGGTGTCAAAGACTCAACATCAGTGGCTCAAAGTATTGTCAACACTCTGCCGCAttttgtcgaaattttttcatccgttCTCGTCATTGAACTCGctgaaattgtcaaaaaatggATTCTCATTGTCTCCGATACGAATTTTTATGACGATGTGCTGCACCAAGTGATCGACACACTTTGCCGGGTTTCTACCTCGGACTCGTGCACATTGGCGGCTAAACTTTTGTTTCTCAGCAGCGTTTCACAGAATAACGAGTGGCGCAATAGCTTGCTCGAATTTTTGCTTAGGTGTCCATACCCTGTCGCCACTAGTCTCGCTTATCAACACGCCAATACCTCCTGGTTAAACGAGGATTGA